The Chryseobacterium aureum genome contains a region encoding:
- a CDS encoding DUF6080 domain-containing protein: protein MSFIKTKIIHFFKLIFPSTYSELAVFLFFIICYGILGSYIALHYRIIFDSRIPWDAYFSFDNKSILMTGGSFERHPLSYYFFHWVRELSLFISGGKMDADFRLTLAWLSNIIITLNIVQVFKYIKNIICLPLWLSILIILFFGAFSTNIILSFTPENFTYTLFLLSLYNYYAAIKLRQEEKIPATALSLAGVTIGGLTITNFVKVFIPLLFEKNVFRDWKKLGNAAVRVAIAAICFVLLYLNRIDFKYQNIFSKTNQQYEKFSNVESMPTWDMILSFFFGGNILFPGFIISDKHNMKGFNFKGLYMDLYSSAFPYFFITLLLILIIWSYLKNFKNKWVQVIAISFFVDIIIHCVMRFGLHTSYIYGGHFIFVYPLLLGWLFYAYRSSPKAMSWLTLTLIILFIYLLINNTVRMTEFFWFMETYYQ, encoded by the coding sequence GTGTCTTTTATCAAAACAAAAATTATCCATTTTTTCAAACTGATTTTTCCTTCCACTTATAGCGAACTGGCAGTTTTCCTTTTTTTTATCATTTGCTATGGAATTTTAGGTTCATACATTGCACTTCATTACAGGATCATTTTTGACAGCCGAATTCCATGGGACGCTTACTTCAGTTTTGATAACAAATCTATCCTGATGACCGGAGGCAGCTTTGAAAGACATCCCCTTTCCTATTATTTTTTCCATTGGGTAAGAGAATTGTCATTATTCATTTCAGGCGGAAAAATGGATGCTGATTTCAGACTTACCCTGGCATGGCTGAGTAATATCATCATCACCTTAAATATCGTTCAGGTTTTCAAATATATAAAGAACATTATCTGCCTTCCTCTCTGGCTGAGTATTTTAATCATTTTGTTTTTTGGTGCTTTTTCAACCAATATTATACTGTCATTCACTCCGGAGAACTTTACCTACACCCTGTTTTTGCTCTCATTATACAATTATTATGCAGCCATAAAGCTCAGACAGGAAGAAAAAATACCCGCAACAGCACTTTCCCTCGCCGGGGTTACTATCGGAGGGCTTACCATTACCAATTTTGTAAAAGTTTTCATTCCTCTTCTTTTTGAAAAAAATGTTTTCAGAGACTGGAAAAAACTAGGAAACGCAGCAGTAAGGGTTGCCATTGCAGCTATTTGTTTTGTGCTGCTATATTTAAACAGAATTGATTTCAAATATCAGAATATCTTTTCAAAAACCAATCAGCAGTATGAAAAGTTCTCTAATGTAGAGTCTATGCCCACATGGGATATGATTCTTTCATTCTTTTTTGGAGGAAATATTCTTTTTCCCGGATTCATCATTTCGGATAAGCATAATATGAAGGGGTTTAATTTTAAAGGTCTTTATATGGATCTTTATTCATCTGCTTTCCCTTACTTTTTCATAACCCTTTTATTAATCCTTATTATCTGGAGTTATCTTAAAAATTTTAAAAACAAATGGGTTCAGGTTATTGCCATTTCATTTTTTGTCGATATTATTATCCATTGTGTGATGAGGTTCGGGCTTCACACTTCCTATATCTACGGAGGGCACTTTATTTTTGTCTACCCTCTCCTTTTGGGGTGGCTATTTTACGCTTACCGGTCTTCACCAAAAGCGATGTCATGGTTAACCCTGACTCTCATAATATTATTCATTTATCTTCTGATTAACAATACAGTTCGGATGACAGAATTCTTTTGGTTTATGGAAACCTATTACCAATAA
- a CDS encoding T9SS type A sorting domain-containing protein codes for MKKLVFFLALASCFYSHAQTLLSESFEGTTLPPTGWTKSNTNTSRAWDLTGNVFSGTTATAIELKTRFTIAGTNSATIDWVAGANTANLVSPAFSLAGATAPVFSFKVKVGWGYMISLNKGNLLAQISTDGGTSWTTLWNEDSEPAFTDDGDGNIDTDFYNTVTVQKSLTSYIGQANVKVRFQYVATDADAVSIDDVQVTANGTLSTNETSKTKASNLSVYPNPSKGEINIKTDKKIKSISVIDMSGKTLKTKDSGNTDFSSLPKGNYLLKVDFEDGTSATEKVIKQ; via the coding sequence ATGAAAAAACTTGTATTCTTTTTAGCATTGGCATCATGCTTTTACAGCCATGCCCAGACCTTACTTTCGGAAAGCTTCGAAGGAACGACACTTCCTCCAACAGGATGGACCAAATCTAATACAAACACTTCAAGAGCATGGGACTTAACAGGAAATGTTTTTTCCGGAACCACCGCCACTGCGATTGAATTAAAAACAAGATTTACAATTGCCGGAACCAATTCTGCTACCATCGACTGGGTGGCAGGAGCCAATACCGCTAATCTTGTGAGCCCTGCATTTAGCCTCGCTGGAGCTACAGCACCCGTTTTCAGTTTCAAAGTGAAAGTCGGCTGGGGATATATGATAAGCCTGAACAAAGGAAATCTTCTGGCACAGATCTCAACAGACGGAGGAACCAGCTGGACCACTCTCTGGAATGAAGATAGTGAACCAGCCTTTACCGATGATGGTGACGGCAATATAGATACTGACTTTTACAATACTGTTACTGTACAGAAAAGCCTTACCTCTTATATTGGACAGGCCAATGTAAAAGTAAGATTCCAGTATGTGGCCACTGATGCTGACGCCGTTTCAATTGATGATGTACAGGTGACAGCCAATGGAACCCTTTCAACCAACGAGACCTCAAAAACAAAAGCCAGCAACCTTTCTGTTTACCCCAATCCTTCAAAAGGAGAAATAAATATTAAAACTGATAAAAAGATCAAATCAATATCCGTTATTGATATGTCAGGAAAAACGCTTAAAACCAAAGATTCCGGAAATACAGACTTTTCTTCCCTTCCAAAAGGAAACTACCTGCTGAAAGTAGACTTCGAAGATGGAACGTCTGCTACTGAAAAAGTAATCAAACAATAA
- a CDS encoding protein adenylyltransferase SelO, protein MNIERIRQPFIENFPGDFSNNPMQRNTPKVLFATIKPAGFEKPELIAFNETLSQEIGLGKREDKDLDFLVGNHLPENVQTYATAYAGHQFGNWAGQLGDGRAILAGEITNDAGKKTEIQWKGAGATPYSRHADGRAVLRSSVREYLMSEAMYHLGIPTTRALSLAFTGEEVMRDIMYSGNPQLEKGAVVIRTAESFLRFGHFELMSAQREYNNLQELADFTIENYYPEIVSSDSQKYKDFFNNICTRTADLMVEWFRVGFVHGVMNTDNMSVLGLTIDYGPYSMMDEYDLNFTPNTTDLPGRRYAFGKQGQIAQWNLWQLANALHPLIKDEKFLEDTLHNFGTYFWEAHDQMLCRKFGFDQLLKADEEFFTNWQGLMQELQLDHTLFFSKLETVTPDTDIKEHFKEVSYRALNEELLAKLSHFITSYEERSALNSISKEESIAMMKKTNPKFILRNYLLYECIEEISNGKKEMLEKLTKALESPYQEIYPEFSAKRPSGYDDIAGCSTLSCSS, encoded by the coding sequence ATGAATATCGAACGCATCAGACAACCTTTTATCGAGAACTTCCCAGGCGATTTCTCTAACAATCCCATGCAGAGAAACACTCCAAAAGTGTTATTTGCCACCATTAAACCTGCCGGCTTTGAAAAACCTGAGCTGATTGCTTTTAATGAAACCCTGTCTCAGGAAATAGGATTAGGAAAACGGGAAGATAAAGATCTTGATTTTCTGGTGGGAAATCATCTCCCGGAAAACGTTCAAACTTATGCTACAGCGTATGCAGGACATCAGTTCGGGAATTGGGCAGGGCAGCTTGGAGATGGAAGAGCCATTCTTGCGGGAGAAATTACAAATGATGCCGGAAAAAAAACCGAAATCCAATGGAAAGGAGCCGGAGCCACCCCATATTCCAGGCATGCTGACGGAAGAGCCGTATTAAGATCGTCCGTAAGGGAATATCTGATGAGTGAAGCGATGTATCATTTAGGAATTCCTACCACAAGAGCATTAAGCCTGGCTTTTACCGGTGAAGAGGTAATGCGGGATATTATGTACAGCGGAAATCCACAGCTTGAAAAAGGAGCGGTGGTGATCAGGACAGCCGAAAGTTTTCTGCGTTTCGGGCACTTTGAACTGATGTCCGCCCAAAGAGAATACAATAACCTACAGGAGTTGGCTGATTTTACTATTGAAAATTATTATCCGGAAATCGTATCATCCGACAGCCAGAAATACAAAGATTTTTTCAATAATATATGTACCCGTACCGCAGACTTAATGGTTGAATGGTTCAGAGTAGGCTTTGTACACGGAGTGATGAATACGGATAATATGTCTGTTCTGGGATTAACTATTGATTACGGACCCTACTCCATGATGGATGAATACGATTTGAATTTCACCCCCAATACAACAGACCTCCCAGGAAGAAGATATGCCTTCGGAAAGCAGGGACAGATTGCCCAGTGGAACCTTTGGCAGCTGGCCAATGCGCTTCATCCACTAATTAAAGATGAAAAATTTTTAGAAGATACCTTACATAATTTCGGGACGTATTTCTGGGAAGCACATGACCAAATGCTTTGCAGAAAATTCGGATTCGATCAGCTTCTAAAAGCCGATGAAGAGTTCTTCACCAACTGGCAGGGGCTCATGCAGGAACTTCAGCTAGACCATACTTTATTTTTCAGCAAGCTGGAAACAGTAACCCCGGATACTGATATAAAAGAGCATTTTAAAGAGGTTTCCTATAGGGCTTTAAATGAGGAGCTGCTCGCAAAATTAAGCCACTTCATAACAAGCTATGAAGAAAGATCAGCCCTAAATTCCATTTCAAAAGAAGAATCTATAGCGATGATGAAGAAAACAAATCCTAAATTCATTCTTAGAAATTATCTTCTTTATGAATGTATTGAAGAGATCAGCAACGGAAAAAAAGAAATGCTGGAAAAACTTACCAAAGCATTAGAATCTCCTTATCAGGAAATCTACCCAGAGTTCTCTGCGAAAAGACCATCAGGTTACGATGATATTGCAGGATGCTCCACACTTTCCTGCAGTTCTTAA
- a CDS encoding transglycosylase domain-containing protein, translated as MEENKKNAGNKGKTFPLPPKKKKDTSWRKWVSFIWIGLVAVVLGISGLFFAVSQGFLGEMPDVKELENPNIFVASEIISSDGVTLGKFEKEKTQPIVYKDLPPFLIYALQAKEDERFKEHSGIDLQSVARAVVFGGGRGGGSTITQQLAKLLFTGKRADNKIKAVFQKLKEWVVAVSLEKRYTKEEIVTLYFNKFDFLYNANGIEMASKIYFNKKTSELTLPEATMFVAMLENPVKNNPMRNPERAKARRDVVLDQMLKTGYIDQATFDKAVATPITLDYHPIKNINDDYSAYYKFYLRKEIDKYLEAHEKETGKKLNLYKDGLKIYVTLDSKMQKYAEDAIKEHLTDLQKRFDAEQRGRKNRPFYYLTDKQINDVMVQAMKRTGRYKLLKADGMPDDSIMMEFKKPIKTSRFTWNGEEEIEMSPWDSIRYHKQIAQAGLMSMVPGTGEIKAWVGGIDWQHFQYDHIKQGKRQVGSTFKPFVYATAIMKLGMTPCSAVSNGTYDHKGWHVPGRGGMLTLKDALAHSQNPVAARLIEMTGVDAVIQTARDLGVTEDIPRNNTIALGSSDITIYEMLGAYSTFANYGNYIKPEMIWRIEDANGRVIKEVNAEPKEVMNPMYAYTMIELMKGVAQFGTASGELGRKGISKAVEIAGKTGTTQNNSDGWFMGITPKLATGAWVGWEDRATHFYGTGEGQGAKMALPIWAIFMKKVWADKSLGITPDDKFIKPSDWKDGCANLKGLSGGYGDDGSLQTIDEIKNPRPVDPTPKKPAEKKEDNINDNLHSNDEVDFNK; from the coding sequence ATGGAAGAAAACAAAAAAAATGCAGGAAATAAGGGGAAAACATTTCCCCTGCCTCCCAAAAAAAAGAAAGATACCTCCTGGAGAAAATGGGTCTCGTTCATTTGGATCGGACTTGTTGCAGTAGTTCTGGGAATTTCAGGACTTTTCTTTGCGGTTTCTCAAGGGTTTCTTGGGGAAATGCCTGATGTAAAAGAACTTGAAAATCCCAATATCTTTGTCGCTTCAGAGATCATTTCTTCAGATGGAGTTACTTTGGGAAAATTCGAAAAAGAGAAAACACAGCCCATCGTTTATAAGGACCTTCCTCCTTTTCTTATCTATGCCCTTCAGGCTAAAGAAGATGAGCGTTTCAAAGAGCATTCAGGAATAGACCTTCAGTCTGTTGCCAGAGCTGTTGTCTTTGGTGGTGGCCGAGGTGGAGGATCTACCATAACCCAGCAGCTGGCTAAATTACTTTTCACAGGGAAAAGAGCCGACAATAAAATTAAAGCTGTCTTTCAAAAGCTTAAAGAATGGGTGGTGGCTGTAAGCCTTGAAAAAAGATACACCAAAGAAGAAATTGTAACCTTATATTTCAATAAGTTTGATTTTTTATACAATGCAAACGGTATTGAAATGGCTTCTAAAATATACTTTAACAAGAAGACATCAGAGCTTACTTTACCCGAAGCAACAATGTTTGTTGCCATGCTTGAAAATCCGGTAAAAAACAACCCGATGAGAAATCCGGAAAGAGCAAAAGCAAGAAGAGATGTCGTGTTGGATCAGATGCTGAAAACAGGCTATATAGATCAGGCTACCTTTGATAAAGCAGTGGCTACACCGATTACATTAGATTATCATCCGATCAAAAATATTAACGATGATTATTCAGCCTACTATAAGTTTTATCTGAGAAAAGAGATTGATAAGTATCTTGAAGCTCACGAAAAAGAAACCGGTAAAAAACTGAACCTTTACAAAGACGGGTTAAAGATATATGTTACGCTTGATTCTAAAATGCAGAAATATGCAGAAGATGCCATCAAGGAACATTTAACGGATCTTCAGAAAAGATTTGACGCGGAGCAGAGAGGAAGAAAAAACAGACCTTTCTATTACCTGACTGATAAACAAATCAATGATGTGATGGTTCAGGCTATGAAAAGAACCGGCAGATACAAACTGTTGAAAGCTGACGGTATGCCTGACGATTCTATCATGATGGAATTCAAGAAACCTATTAAAACTTCACGATTCACATGGAACGGAGAGGAAGAGATAGAAATGTCTCCTTGGGACTCTATCAGATATCACAAACAGATTGCACAGGCAGGTTTGATGTCTATGGTTCCGGGAACCGGAGAAATCAAAGCCTGGGTAGGAGGTATAGACTGGCAGCACTTTCAGTATGACCACATCAAGCAAGGTAAGAGACAGGTAGGTTCCACATTCAAGCCTTTCGTATATGCCACAGCTATTATGAAGCTGGGAATGACTCCTTGTTCAGCGGTTTCTAACGGAACTTACGATCACAAAGGATGGCATGTACCGGGAAGAGGAGGAATGCTTACTCTAAAAGATGCATTGGCACACTCTCAAAACCCTGTAGCAGCAAGACTTATTGAAATGACAGGAGTAGATGCTGTAATCCAGACGGCAAGAGATCTGGGAGTAACAGAAGATATTCCAAGAAACAATACAATCGCTCTGGGTTCATCAGACATTACGATTTACGAAATGCTGGGTGCCTACAGTACATTTGCCAACTATGGTAACTACATCAAACCGGAGATGATCTGGAGAATTGAAGATGCCAACGGTAGGGTAATCAAAGAAGTAAATGCAGAGCCGAAAGAAGTAATGAACCCAATGTATGCCTACACCATGATTGAATTGATGAAAGGAGTAGCACAATTCGGAACAGCCTCCGGAGAACTGGGACGAAAAGGAATTTCCAAAGCCGTGGAGATTGCAGGTAAAACAGGAACAACTCAGAACAACTCGGATGGATGGTTTATGGGAATTACCCCTAAATTAGCAACCGGAGCATGGGTTGGATGGGAAGACAGAGCTACCCACTTCTATGGTACAGGTGAAGGTCAGGGTGCGAAAATGGCACTCCCAATCTGGGCGATCTTCATGAAGAAAGTATGGGCTGACAAAAGCTTAGGAATCACTCCTGATGATAAATTCATCAAACCTTCTGACTGGAAAGACGGCTGTGCCAACCTTAAAGGCTTAAGCGGAGGGTACGGAGACGATGGAAGTCTTCAGACCATTGATGAGATCAAAAATCCAAGACCGGTAGATCCCACCCCTAAAAAACCTGCAGAAAAGAAAGAGGATAATATTAATGATAACCTTCATTCTAATGATGAAGTAGATTTCAATAAATAA
- a CDS encoding gliding motility lipoprotein GldH — MHKILGLLSLILFFSCNSSSGGDVIMNSVNNKWNKKSEQKFNLEISDPQNPKNIIFVVRNNSNYPYSNIRFIVNFTNLQNQKKETDTLNYVLAKPNGEWLGTGFGDTKETLFQYKVNYKFPAKGKYEIGLIQAMRNDNLSGIEDIGVKIETAKP; from the coding sequence ATGCATAAAATTTTAGGATTACTGTCACTTATCCTTTTCTTTAGCTGCAACTCTTCCTCCGGAGGAGACGTGATCATGAATTCCGTTAATAATAAATGGAATAAGAAGAGTGAACAAAAATTTAATCTTGAAATTTCAGACCCGCAAAATCCTAAAAATATTATATTTGTCGTAAGAAATAATAGCAATTATCCTTACAGCAATATAAGGTTTATAGTGAATTTCACCAATCTCCAGAACCAAAAAAAGGAAACCGACACCCTGAACTATGTATTGGCAAAACCTAACGGAGAATGGCTTGGTACAGGGTTTGGTGATACGAAGGAAACTTTGTTTCAGTACAAAGTAAACTATAAGTTTCCCGCAAAAGGAAAATATGAGATTGGTCTGATACAGGCGATGAGAAATGACAACCTTTCGGGAATTGAGGATATTGGGGTAAAAATAGAAACGGCTAAACCGTAA
- a CDS encoding PSP1 domain-containing protein, with the protein MSCGCKTSGDSAHSCGPKKTASGCENVNTCGNSYKLSVFDWLSNINNPAPNRCDFVEVRFKNDRKSFYKNVNNIPLHIGSVVTVESSPGHDVGVVSLTGELVKIQMKKKKFSEESALKIYRQANQKDLEVWQEARKKEEGVKLEARKIAQRLGLEMKVTDVEYQGDSSKVTFYYTAENRVDFRQLIKDYAGAFRTKIDMKQIGFRQEAAKVGGIGSCGRELCCSTWLTDFRSVNTNVARYQQLSINPQKLAGQCGKLKCCLNYELDSYLDALSNFPSSSTTLDTEKGKAFCIKIDVFKKKMWFAYVDSSIAWYDFDIDLVKKLISKNKRGEKTLPLEDLKQPETSTHTIDLIQENNVDRFEKKNRGNRNRNNSQNKQNNNQQGQQGQPQGQKRNRPERQERPDRSDNPNANAQSGNQPRPQKQHPQQKAPVEKAEGNTDAGNKPQNNPNKKKFKKKYPPKKDNNA; encoded by the coding sequence ATGAGTTGTGGATGTAAAACATCCGGCGATTCTGCACATTCTTGCGGTCCTAAAAAAACTGCAAGTGGCTGTGAAAATGTAAATACCTGCGGGAATAGTTATAAATTAAGTGTTTTTGACTGGCTTTCCAACATCAACAATCCTGCACCCAACAGGTGTGATTTTGTAGAAGTTAGATTTAAAAATGACAGAAAATCCTTTTATAAAAATGTAAATAATATTCCTTTACATATAGGCAGCGTAGTTACAGTAGAATCAAGTCCGGGACACGATGTAGGCGTTGTAAGCCTTACGGGAGAATTAGTAAAGATTCAGATGAAAAAGAAAAAGTTTTCTGAAGAATCTGCACTCAAAATATACAGACAGGCCAACCAAAAAGACCTCGAGGTATGGCAGGAAGCAAGAAAAAAAGAAGAAGGTGTAAAGCTTGAAGCAAGAAAAATTGCTCAGAGATTAGGCCTTGAAATGAAAGTTACCGATGTGGAATACCAGGGTGACTCTTCAAAAGTCACGTTCTACTACACCGCTGAAAACAGAGTAGATTTCAGACAGCTGATCAAAGATTACGCCGGAGCATTCCGTACAAAGATCGATATGAAACAGATCGGTTTCAGACAGGAAGCTGCAAAAGTAGGTGGAATCGGGTCTTGCGGACGTGAACTTTGCTGTTCTACATGGCTTACCGATTTCAGATCTGTAAACACCAATGTGGCGAGATATCAGCAGCTGAGTATTAATCCTCAGAAACTTGCAGGACAGTGCGGTAAACTTAAATGCTGTCTCAACTATGAGCTTGACAGCTACCTTGATGCACTAAGCAATTTCCCTTCTTCGTCAACCACTTTAGACACAGAAAAAGGAAAAGCATTCTGCATCAAAATTGATGTTTTCAAAAAGAAAATGTGGTTTGCGTACGTAGACAGCTCCATTGCATGGTATGATTTCGATATTGACCTGGTAAAAAAACTGATTTCTAAAAACAAAAGAGGAGAAAAAACACTTCCTCTGGAAGACCTTAAACAGCCGGAAACTTCTACCCACACTATAGACCTGATCCAGGAAAATAATGTGGATCGTTTCGAAAAGAAAAACAGAGGCAACAGAAACAGGAACAACAGCCAAAATAAGCAGAACAACAATCAGCAGGGGCAACAGGGACAGCCACAGGGACAAAAAAGAAACAGGCCTGAAAGGCAGGAAAGACCGGACAGATCTGACAACCCTAATGCAAATGCCCAGTCCGGAAATCAGCCAAGACCTCAGAAGCAACATCCGCAGCAAAAAGCTCCTGTGGAAAAAGCAGAAGGAAACACTGATGCAGGCAACAAGCCACAAAACAATCCGAACAAGAAGAAATTCAAAAAAAAATATCCTCCAAAAAAAGATAACAATGCATAA
- a CDS encoding OmpP1/FadL family transporter has product MKKILVSTALLAGVLSYAGGFRVSLQGVKQLAMAHTSAHAEDASVTFFNPAGMSFIPSKLSVVAGGFAASNKVTFQNFNTLQSTETDNPVGTPFYAAITYRPIEKLTVGLSVTTPFGSTIKWPNDWEGKEMVQKLELKSFYFQPMVSVKLAPWVSFGASYIYAKGVVDWDKAVTQFGGQVNINDKKASGHGYGFGFYFRPDPKLDVSIAYRSAIDMKAKKGTATFQFPSQSIYNQLKLNAAGQDGFSATLPLVEEYTIGLTYKVTPKWQVSADFNYHGWERYSKLTLDFENAPIGNNPSDPTILTSPKNFRNSKTFRLGTQYAFTNMIYGRLGAYYDEAPYTTDNFIPETPSYDTYVVTGGIGIKLKQFGVDIAGGYAMPQYRNVNNANLGFYGQSKATAFYLGLGLSYNPF; this is encoded by the coding sequence ATGAAAAAAATATTAGTATCAACTGCTTTATTGGCGGGAGTTCTATCTTACGCAGGAGGCTTCAGAGTTTCCCTGCAAGGGGTAAAACAATTGGCAATGGCGCATACTAGTGCTCATGCCGAAGACGCGAGTGTGACATTCTTTAACCCGGCGGGTATGTCATTTATCCCTTCCAAACTGAGCGTAGTGGCAGGAGGGTTTGCTGCAAGTAACAAAGTTACTTTTCAAAACTTCAATACTTTACAAAGTACAGAAACAGATAACCCTGTAGGAACCCCTTTCTATGCTGCAATTACTTATAGACCAATAGAAAAGCTAACCGTAGGTCTTAGTGTTACAACGCCATTTGGAAGTACAATCAAATGGCCAAATGACTGGGAAGGTAAAGAAATGGTTCAGAAATTAGAACTGAAAAGTTTCTATTTCCAGCCTATGGTTTCCGTGAAACTTGCTCCATGGGTGTCATTTGGTGCCAGCTATATCTATGCAAAAGGAGTTGTAGATTGGGATAAAGCCGTAACCCAGTTTGGAGGACAGGTAAATATCAATGATAAAAAAGCAAGCGGACACGGATATGGTTTCGGTTTCTACTTCAGACCTGACCCGAAATTAGATGTGAGCATTGCTTACCGTTCAGCCATAGATATGAAAGCCAAAAAAGGTACTGCTACCTTCCAGTTCCCGTCCCAGTCTATCTATAACCAGCTGAAGCTAAACGCTGCCGGACAGGACGGCTTTTCTGCAACCCTTCCTTTGGTGGAAGAATATACCATTGGTTTAACTTATAAAGTGACTCCAAAATGGCAGGTGTCTGCAGACTTTAACTATCACGGATGGGAAAGATACAGCAAGCTTACTTTAGATTTCGAAAATGCTCCTATTGGAAATAATCCATCAGATCCTACGATTCTTACGAGTCCTAAAAACTTCAGAAACTCTAAAACATTCAGACTGGGAACTCAGTACGCATTTACCAATATGATTTACGGACGTTTGGGAGCTTACTATGATGAAGCCCCTTACACCACAGATAACTTTATTCCGGAAACGCCTTCTTATGACACTTATGTTGTAACAGGAGGGATCGGTATTAAGCTGAAACAATTCGGAGTTGATATCGCAGGAGGTTACGCAATGCCTCAATACAGAAATGTAAATAACGCTAATTTAGGTTTCTACGGACAGTCGAAAGCAACAGCGTTTTACTTAGGTCTAGGTTTATCTTATAATCCTTTTTAA
- a CDS encoding SGNH/GDSL hydrolase family protein yields MKKIIISTIAVSALLFTVTSCNTDFDTDVKDIQVTKGDADFSKYISLGNSLTSGYRDGALYSSGQNESYPSMIAGQMRLAGGGDFKQPLIPNDVGGFNNLPGFPGKLTLQVVNGSLSPVPSTPAAALDVLSGGGSYNNMGVPGAKSFHLVAPGYGNQAGLATGTANPYFVRFASSATTSVLADAMAQKATFFSLWIGNNDVLSYATNGGTNSQTVGGVTTYTAATVQTGNTNPTTYKSNDISDPALVAGSIKAVLDGLKSVGTTKGVIANIPSVTSVPFFTTVPYNPLTPALLGANLNTLNTSLYGPLKQALTAFGAGDRINLLSATGPNPVLIKDVALTDLSAQLTAALTPSLGLPTATAFGQIFGQARQATADDYILLTTSSVIGSTAAGVPAPVNVYGISYPLQNQHVLTKTEAGYVKTATDAYNASIKSLADSYGLAFVDAAAKMLELNGQSGISFDGVKYTAKFVTGGAFSLDGVHLTGRGYGIVANEFIKSINAKYKSTLPQVDPNKYSGVKFP; encoded by the coding sequence ATGAAAAAAATTATAATATCGACAATTGCAGTTTCTGCACTTCTTTTTACAGTAACAAGCTGTAATACGGATTTCGATACGGATGTGAAAGATATCCAGGTTACAAAAGGAGATGCAGATTTCTCAAAATATATTTCTTTAGGAAACTCCCTTACTTCGGGCTATCGTGATGGCGCACTGTACAGCAGCGGCCAAAATGAATCTTATCCAAGTATGATTGCTGGGCAAATGAGACTTGCAGGAGGAGGAGATTTTAAACAGCCGTTAATACCTAATGATGTAGGAGGGTTTAATAATCTACCGGGTTTCCCGGGTAAATTAACTCTTCAGGTGGTTAATGGATCTTTATCTCCGGTACCAAGTACTCCGGCGGCAGCTTTAGATGTTTTATCCGGTGGTGGTTCCTATAATAATATGGGAGTGCCTGGTGCGAAGTCATTCCACCTTGTAGCTCCAGGATATGGTAATCAGGCAGGTCTTGCAACGGGTACGGCTAATCCTTATTTTGTAAGGTTTGCTTCTTCTGCCACGACAAGTGTATTGGCTGATGCTATGGCTCAGAAGGCAACGTTTTTCTCTCTTTGGATAGGAAATAATGATGTATTATCTTATGCTACTAACGGAGGAACAAATTCTCAGACAGTAGGTGGGGTTACCACTTATACTGCTGCTACAGTTCAGACAGGGAATACAAACCCTACGACTTATAAATCCAATGATATTTCTGATCCTGCACTTGTTGCCGGATCTATTAAAGCGGTTCTAGATGGTCTTAAAAGTGTAGGGACAACAAAAGGTGTTATTGCGAATATCCCTTCTGTTACTTCTGTTCCTTTTTTCACTACGGTACCTTATAACCCTTTGACACCAGCTCTTTTAGGTGCGAATCTAAATACGCTTAATACAAGTTTATACGGTCCTTTGAAGCAGGCACTTACTGCTTTTGGAGCTGGAGACAGAATTAATCTGCTTTCTGCAACAGGACCGAATCCAGTCTTAATTAAAGATGTTGCTTTGACGGATCTGTCAGCTCAGCTTACTGCTGCTTTGACTCCTTCTTTAGGATTGCCTACAGCAACAGCTTTTGGGCAGATCTTTGGACAGGCCAGACAGGCTACTGCAGATGATTATATCCTGCTTACTACAAGTTCTGTTATCGGAAGTACTGCTGCTGGAGTTCCTGCTCCGGTAAATGTTTATGGTATTTCTTATCCGTTACAGAACCAGCATGTTTTAACAAAAACAGAAGCAGGTTATGTAAAAACAGCTACAGATGCCTATAACGCTTCTATAAAATCACTTGCTGACTCTTACGGATTGGCATTTGTAGATGCAGCGGCTAAAATGCTTGAACTGAACGGACAGTCCGGTATTTCATTTGACGGGGTAAAGTATACTGCGAAATTTGTAACAGGAGGAGCTTTCTCTCTTGACGGAGTTCACCTTACAGGTCGCGGATATGGTATTGTTGCCAATGAATTTATTAAGTCTATCAATGCTAAATATAAGTCTACACTTCCACAGGTAGATCCGAACAAATATTCAGGAGTTAAATTCCCTTAA